TTGCATTTGCTCATTTTCTGATCCATTTATCCAAAACCGTAGCTGGGTTTGTATAGGATCCGTTATTCATCGTTTCAGGACCTTGTGGATGCTTGTTATCCCAAACAAAAGCAACCAGGTTAACAAAAGAGTCACCTTTCTTGGAGAGAAAATGTTGACATTGACCAAGACAAGTACATCAAATAGTGTATGGAATACAATTACAAGTCACAGGGCTTGTATTAAGCATATCATTAACATTCCCAGACAATTCCGACATTAGCATCATCCACCAGGTCCTGTAATCTCACTGCTAGTGAAAACACAAAGGCAGTGACGCATCAATGCGACCAACTCAGTTCAAAGGTCTTGACGTAACTGTTGACAATCGTGTTcaaagtattttatatataatatactccCCCCTAAACATGTATCATTTTACACATTAGTTTATTGTTGTTCTATTTCTGTACTCCAGCAGTTTTGAAGGTATAGTTGTCTGAAATGGTGTCAATGATGTAAATTTGAGGTGTATTTGTAACATTTTGGAATCCAGTTTAGAAATATTAGACTTTGGGAATGAAAAAGGTCAACAGATTAATCATCAAAATATGACAGTTAGCAATTATTTCAGTAAGTGGATATTTTCTAGACATTTGTCATGTCAAAGTTTTGCAGGGTGGAATAAACAGGAAATAATTGAATTTGTAAGCACCAGAGTCattgagggaagaaaaaaaaaaaaaaaatacgaggCACATCTGGACTCATTTCTAAATAGCCGGCCTGGAGAAGtctatgtcattttgtaaacagtGGTTCAAAGCTTAAATGGCATAACTCAGACACGCTgctaagaaaaacaacaaaaacagtccAAACAAAATACAGTAGAGCAAGTTTATTTGGTGCCATTTAGTGGATATATATTAGGATGAAAATACTGTTTACATTAGAAAATTTCTACAAATAGATCTACAgaagaaaatacattcatacaaaAGCAGTTTGTTTCACTTACTACTTTAAACACGTTCATTTCACATCCATTTGCGAACTAACATCATTAAAACATCAACATCATTTCCCATCTCCTGCAAAATTCATTTTATAGAAAACATTCAAGACTTCAATTCATTAAAGTTGTGTTCAGATTGCTTTCTATTTTTGTCACCCGAGACTTCAtggaaattaatattttcacagTTTAGAGAATATATTTGAAACATGTTTATTATGTTAGCAAATTGCATTCCAGACTGTTTAATTAAATAATGTAGTAAAatgattgtaacaaaatgttACTTGTGCCacattgatacaaaaaaaacaagataacaATGCTTAGTCAAAAAAGAAACCTAAATACAATATGTATTATCGGTAAAAAGGCATTAtttgtatggaaaaaaagttgtaatattacaaaaatacagTGTATATTTGGTGTTATTTGAATTTTGACAATACTATCACCTTTACAATAACCCATTTGAGTTGAGACTTTATTCCAATAAAGTCACCATTTGTTTGTGGTGTTATTCTTACTCAACATTGCTCTCGTATGCCAACTTTTCATGACTAATCCccaattgaaaagaaaacagaATGACAATTTGTAATGGACTTTATgtcatttttccattcattatAATGGTTGAAGACCTAAAGTAGCTACATCATGTCTACACACAGTCCCCttgtattcatttatacatcttaggaaataagaaaaaaattggatttttaaaaatcattacaAGTTGATAAAAGCCAAACTCactgttgttttttctctccccccCGACAGCTACAATCACAGAGTTGATGAGGCCACGGGCTCTTCTGGTATGCCGTCAAGAGGAGCTACTGGCAGTGATTCCAAGTCAGTAGCTGACACAGACTGGCTAAGTTCTCTCAGGGAGCTTTTGGTGATGTCCAGGCATGCACGTTTCAGGATGTGACGTACTTTTTTACCCAGAAGCACATAGAGCACTGGGTTAATGCAGCTATGGAAAAATCCTAAGCTGTTGGCCAGAGGAAATCCCTTTTTAAGTACATTATGTAGATAAAGTGAGGAATGTATGGATAGCTCCATTAGGCTAAAAATGTGGAAAGGGGCCCAGCATAAAAAGAAGGCCAAGATCATGGCTGAGACTGTTTTGGTGAAGCTGGATAGGCGAACGGAGCCGTGGGATTGGTTTACCCTCACTGTCAGAAGGATGCCAGTCACACAGATAGCGGAGAAAGGCAGGAGGAAGCCCACTGTGGTACGGATGGAGACTATTAGAATGTGTCTGGTGGCCGCTGAGTGTCCATCCTGCGCGTGGAAGTTGTTGAAACACACTACTTTGTCGTGTAAGCGCACCGTGTCCCGGAAGATAAGCGCAGGGCAGCTCATGATGGCGGCCGCGACCCATATGCAAGCGCTGGTCAACCAGGCTCGGCCGACCGTTCGGTACCTCTGAGACCAGTTGTGATGTACCAGTGAGACGTATCTGTCCACGCTGAGCACAGTGAGGAACAGAACGCTGGCGTACATATTCATGACCAACACGAAGGAATTAATCTTGCATATGGCCACGCCGAAATTCCAGTGAAAGTCACGTAGGATGTAGTCGATGTAGAaggggaggaagaggacgaaGACAAAGTCGGCTAAGGCCAGGTTGAGTAACCAGATGTTGTTGACGGTCCTTTTGCTCTTGCATCCCGTCACCCAAATGACAGTTCCGTTTCCGATCAGACCGAGAATGAAGGAAATGATGTAAATGACCACTGAGATGATGTGCATGGCTTCTTTCTGTCTGTGGTCGACTTTGAGTTCCTCGGCGTCACCGTACTCCAGGTAGTAGTCGTAGCTGTAGTTTCCGTAATCCTCGCTGGAGTCGGCCATTGCTGTTTGGAGATTGCCTGGGAGGGGAAATCTGATGGTCAAATTGAGGAAGATGATGGCATTCGCTTTCTGTGTTGAAGTAGTGCTGGGTGTGCCCTGGATAAGCCTGGAACATATTGTGAACATCCCGTTGGCTCAACATTGTAGCAAGTGACATGGTTGACAGAAAAGGCAGGAGGAACCACAAGTGCATGAATCATTCTCTACTTGCACGGTTAAgggacttttttgttgttgttgaatggGAAGACATAATAGTTGTGTAAGTCACTTTTCCACTGCAGTCAGCTATTCGAGTGAAAAGTTGAAGTATTCTTCATATGACATTTTGTAACTTTTCAAAGGTGGAAGAGCGATACACTGTACTTTAGTTAGTACATTCAATTCAAGATTTGAGATAAAAgctaaaattatgattaaaccTACCAAGGTTAAAAGTGCAATGGCACAATGATGTAGATATACTGCTTTCTAATCATTATACGGCACACTTTGATAAAAACTTAGTTTTGCAGAccttgaaaagataaaaaaatatttacttgtcGCTCAACAACTATTTTCAGTTGAATATTAGTGACAATTAGGGAAGGAATTATCACTATGAATTGTTTTAGTGTAAAATATTGCCATCCTTCACTGTTGTGCAATTTTATGAATAACAGTAATACAAATGTAACtgggaaaaaatacacaagCTTGACTGAGGACCAGAAAAATGTACTATAGTTCCATTTTATGTCCTTCAAAACAATTCACTCTGAGAAGTTAGTCACTTTTTGGATTAGTACttaaaaaattgaaacattttaatattgagAGAGAAACCTATCACTAAAATCAATGTAAAGTGAAGAATGACAACATCTTAATACAGTGTGCATACATCAGTCCCACTCAGCATCATTTTCTCCTTTAAACAACTGCCCATATTCCTCATCTGCATGCCGTTTCCACACTATA
Above is a window of Stigmatopora nigra isolate UIUO_SnigA chromosome 11, RoL_Snig_1.1, whole genome shotgun sequence DNA encoding:
- the cmklr2 gene encoding chemerin-like receptor 2; amino-acid sequence: MADSSEDYGNYSYDYYLEYGDAEELKVDHRQKEAMHIISVVIYIISFILGLIGNGTVIWVTGCKSKRTVNNIWLLNLALADFVFVLFLPFYIDYILRDFHWNFGVAICKINSFVLVMNMYASVLFLTVLSVDRYVSLVHHNWSQRYRTVGRAWLTSACIWVAAAIMSCPALIFRDTVRLHDKVVCFNNFHAQDGHSAATRHILIVSIRTTVGFLLPFSAICVTGILLTVRVNQSHGSVRLSSFTKTVSAMILAFFLCWAPFHIFSLMELSIHSSLYLHNVLKKGFPLANSLGFFHSCINPVLYVLLGKKVRHILKRACLDITKSSLRELSQSVSATDLESLPVAPLDGIPEEPVASSTL